Part of the Pirellulales bacterium genome is shown below.
GACTCATACGCTGTAATGTCATCGTTCGCGACAACGTTTCGCGCGTCAGACTGCTTGTTAACGGATTTCCCCAGATCTATTCGGCCGCCCTTACTGACCCCAATACGAAGCAGCTGCCCGCCATCTGTGTAACCAGATGAAGTGGACCTGCGCACCCATCAGTGGCAGCCCACATGCGTGTTCGCGGCGCAACAAACCTCCGTCAATACGCCACTCGAGGCTATTTGCTCTTCGGTTGGCTCACCGAAGGACAGCTTTTTTTCGCGCCGATGATTGCGGCGGGGCTGGTCCTGCTAATTACCGTCCATCGTCTAAACAAAGGAAACGCTGGCCCGCACGCGCGCCCCGAAGCGCCGGAAGCTCCGCTCGCAGCATCCTCGCCCAAGCGATCCTGAGCAATCGGGGCAAAGGTCGCTTCACCCGTGCAAGGATTCTGTGCTCACTGTGGTTAAACACCGGCATACCATTCATATCCACGATCTTCCCAGAAGCCACCCTTTCCGCCACTTATCTGCGCCAGATCCTGCGCCACCTCGATTCTCATAACGTACTTGGCATGCTTATAACCGAGCTGGCGCTCGACGCGGAGGCGTAGGGGCGCGCCGTTGGCAACCGGCAACGGCCTGCCATTGAGGTCGTACGCAAGGATCGTCTGCGGATGAAACGCATCAATCAGATCGATGCTCTCGTAGTACGGGTCCGCGCCCGCCTCCAAGGTATCGGCGCAATGAAATACTATGAACCGGGCATTCGCGCCAACACCCGCCCGACTCAACACCGT
Proteins encoded:
- a CDS encoding molybdopterin-binding protein, yielding MFRSNGTSAPDDPHYNDLLAGNFRQWRLRVDGIVAHPLNLSLEDLRALPSRQQITRHDCVEGWSAIGQWTGVPLSTVLSRAGVGANARFIVFHCADTLEAGADPYYESIDLIDAFHPQTILAYDLNGRPLPVANGAPLRLRVERQLGYKHAKYVMRIEVAQDLAQISGGKGGFWEDRGYEWYAGV